One Herbaspirillum rubrisubalbicans genomic window carries:
- a CDS encoding APC family permease, with product MTASPDSQDVRLTRSLEYRDLLAYGLAYIAPVAPLSTLGFVWAASGGLIALAYLLGAICMYFTAKSYAVMTEVVPSAGSVYGIARYCLGGFPGFLAGWLVLLDYLLIPSLIFLLMSVGMGTLMPQIDRATWIIILVSIALLINWFGVTVTSRVNMLSVAAQFIIVLGLLILGLHALLKGHGGGLDLQPFYSSELFSLGKVFSATSICILSYLGFDAISTLSEEVKSDDRKLIGRAIVNVLLISGVLCVLITWILGCLMRDVRVDDPAAAIFSLTAQHFGPIYAIALAWLLALTVGFTNALPMQIGVARVLFAMGRDRQLPAMFATLHKTHRTPYVAMLFSTALSLVIALLMRNDIDGLASFVNFGALSAFLFLHVSVLVHMGWKQRSKQIFAHWCVPIAGIAVVLMVFTGMAPIALKLGAAWLVVGVVYGLFLRARHRVELAV from the coding sequence ATGACCGCAAGCCCTGACAGCCAAGATGTACGCCTGACCCGCAGCCTGGAATATCGTGATTTACTGGCCTATGGACTGGCCTATATCGCCCCCGTCGCCCCCTTGTCCACCCTCGGTTTCGTCTGGGCTGCCTCGGGTGGCCTGATCGCCCTGGCCTACCTGCTGGGCGCCATCTGTATGTACTTTACAGCCAAGAGCTATGCGGTCATGACCGAGGTGGTACCCAGTGCCGGCTCGGTCTATGGCATTGCGCGCTATTGCCTGGGCGGCTTCCCGGGTTTTCTGGCGGGCTGGCTGGTGCTGTTGGACTACCTCCTGATTCCGTCCCTGATCTTCCTGTTGATGTCGGTGGGCATGGGTACCCTGATGCCGCAGATCGACCGCGCCACTTGGATCATCATCCTGGTCAGCATCGCCCTGCTGATCAACTGGTTCGGTGTGACCGTCACCTCACGCGTGAACATGCTCTCGGTAGCAGCCCAGTTCATCATCGTGCTGGGCTTGCTGATCCTGGGCCTGCACGCCCTGCTCAAGGGGCATGGTGGTGGACTGGACTTGCAGCCCTTCTACTCCAGCGAACTGTTCTCGCTGGGCAAGGTGTTCTCCGCCACCTCGATCTGCATCCTCTCCTACCTTGGTTTTGACGCCATTTCCACGCTGTCCGAGGAAGTCAAAAGCGACGACCGCAAGTTGATCGGGCGTGCCATCGTCAATGTGCTTCTCATCAGCGGCGTGCTGTGTGTGTTGATTACCTGGATCCTGGGTTGCCTGATGCGAGACGTGCGCGTGGATGACCCCGCAGCGGCCATCTTCAGCCTCACGGCCCAGCATTTCGGACCGATTTATGCGATCGCCCTGGCCTGGCTGCTGGCCTTGACGGTTGGCTTCACCAATGCCTTGCCGATGCAGATCGGCGTGGCCCGCGTCCTGTTTGCCATGGGTCGTGACCGCCAGCTACCGGCGATGTTTGCCACACTGCACAAGACCCATCGCACGCCCTACGTCGCCATGCTGTTTTCAACCGCACTTTCGCTGGTCATTGCACTGTTGATGCGTAATGACATCGATGGGCTGGCGTCCTTTGTCAATTTCGGCGCGTTGTCGGCATTTTTGTTCCTGCACGTCTCGGTGCTGGTGCACATGGGTTGGAAGCAGCGCAGCAAACAGATTTTCGCGCATTGGTGCGTACCCATTGCTGGCATCGCGGTGGTGCTGATGGTCTTTACCGGCATGGCGCCGATCGCCCTCAAGCTGGGGGCCGCCTGGCTGGTCGTGGGCGTGGTCTATGGCTTGTTCCTGCGCGCCCGGCACCGGGTGGAACTGGCCGTGTGA
- a CDS encoding methionine ABC transporter permease, whose translation MSFSLSIPIERYGNALLDTLQMVGVSGALALVAGVPLAILLIVTAPGGFLAWPRLHRVLGSIINGFRATPFIVLLVALIPLTRLVAGTTIGVWAAIVPLAISATPFFARIVEVSLREVDPGLVEAAQALGCKKWHIVRHVYLPEALPGIVGGFTITLVALISSSAMAGAVGAGGLGDLAIRYGYQRFDTQVMVIVIALLILLVSLVQRLGDGYVRWLRNR comes from the coding sequence ATGTCGTTTAGTCTGTCCATTCCCATTGAGCGCTATGGCAATGCCTTGCTCGACACCTTGCAGATGGTCGGCGTCTCCGGTGCGCTGGCGCTGGTGGCCGGCGTGCCGCTGGCGATCCTGTTGATCGTGACGGCGCCGGGCGGCTTCCTGGCCTGGCCGCGCTTGCATCGGGTGCTGGGCAGCATCATCAACGGCTTTCGTGCCACCCCGTTCATCGTGCTGCTGGTGGCATTGATTCCGCTGACCCGGCTGGTGGCCGGCACTACCATCGGCGTGTGGGCGGCCATCGTGCCGCTGGCCATCAGCGCCACGCCGTTCTTTGCGCGCATCGTCGAGGTCAGCCTGCGCGAAGTCGATCCGGGTCTGGTCGAGGCGGCGCAGGCCCTGGGCTGCAAGAAGTGGCACATCGTGCGCCACGTCTATCTGCCCGAAGCCTTGCCGGGCATCGTCGGCGGCTTCACCATCACGCTGGTGGCGTTGATCAGTTCCTCCGCCATGGCCGGCGCGGTCGGCGCCGGTGGGCTGGGCGACCTGGCCATCCGCTATGGCTACCAGCGCTTCGATACCCAGGTGATGGTGATCGTCATTGCACTATTGATCCTGCTGGTGTCACTGGTGCAGCGGCTGGGCGATGGCTATGTGCGCTGGTTGCGCAATCGCTGA